The Cryptomeria japonica chromosome 2, Sugi_1.0, whole genome shotgun sequence region TTCACTCAGTTAATTCCTAGAAATGCATCAATAACGTTTTCTAGTTTCTGACATCCTATTCTGAATCAACAATTTTGAAATGAGCAGATTACCAGTCTCACCTTTACATATGGATGCCTTATGACACGGAAACTAACagttctattttcagaaatttttAGCTGGCAAAAATCTACTCTAACATGTAAGATAAACTTTAATTTTTTTCCGAAGTTCTCATCTATTTCTCAAGCATTGAAAACATAAATTTCAGAGCTTTGTAAATCAAATCAGCGGGGAAAGGGTAACTGACCCTGCCACCAATATGCAGTACAAAGGCCAAAAAGAAAGCTATAGGAATGCCAACCATGTAGTATGCCCCAAGATTAACATAAGCACCCACTTTTTGCCACCCACATCCTCTAGCAATGCCTGAAATGTTATTTTCAATCAACCATTACATCTACAGAAAGTGTTGTTATGATATCATGACTTCGAGGTGAATATGTTTGTAGTTCGAAATATGACTATACACTATACAGGGTAATTTGAACCTGAAAGAATGCATTGGAGTCCATCCAAAAAGGAAGAGGCTGCTAGCAATGGGATCATGCTTGCAAGATAATCAATGACCTCTTTTTCATTGCTGTAAGCATAGCCCCAAACATTTCGTATAGAGAATAAAAGACATACTATCATGACTGCCTCTGTGATTGCTATAAATAACACTACATACACTGCTAAGCGGGCAGCATGTGAGTGTCCAGCCCCCAGTTCATTTGAAACTCGTGTACTGTAATGCAAACATTGTGAAATTTTTTGATTGAAAATGATTTTGATTAAATCTTTGATAGGTTAAATGATTCGTAGTTGACTAGGTTAAATGACAAACAGAAATAGTAGAAATTTACTAGTTAGATGTAAAATGTACTTACCTTACAGCAGCACTAAAACCAAAGGGAATCATATATGCTAGAGAAGAAGTGTTAAGGCTGCAAGATTAAAAACTAGCTGAGATAAAAATGAAGCAGATGTAATAAAATGCTCTAATTAAGATtctcttataattaatttattaagctTCTTATTTAACACTTCATAATTAGAATTctcatattatacacacataccAGATTGAAAGAACTGATGTCTCAAGTTTTGGATTGGGCAACAGACCTGACAAGAGAATAAGTATTTCAAAGGACCACCACTGCAAGCTGTTGACACCCATAgaataatgaaataataaaataaatttaaaagggcATTCTAATATAATCTATACAGCATTAACAACTTGTGGTATGGTAGGATGAACAAAAATGGATTTGGTCTATTTGACAAAATGTTCATCATGCGCTATGAAATTTAAATATTGAGAAGGGATAAAAAGAAGTATATTAATCACATAAATGCTATGAAGTGGTTAAATTTTGCAGCTAAGAGATTTATGTAGTATACCAGATCATGAATGCAGATGGAATGGCAAGCTTGAGAAAATGTGTAATATCATGCAAAGCCTCCCATGTAAAGGGTGTCCATGTCCTCTTGCATGCAGGTGAAATTTTAATATATAGTAAAAGAAGTATTGCGTTGACCCAGTACGAAATGCTGTTTGCCAAGGCAGCCCCTTTATTTCCTAATCCACTTTTAAATACCAGAACCCAGCACATGGGAACATGGACACACAAAGTAATTGCAGAGCATAGCATCATGGGAAAGACAATGCTTTGTGACTGGAGAAATCTTACAAGGGGTTGAAGAGCTGCATAACCAAACAGACTGGGAATCATCCATCTGGCATATTTCCCTGCCTCAAAGGATATCAAAGGGTCCTGCCCAAATGCAATTAGAATGTTGCTCATGTATGCCCACATCACAGCAATCGGTAGGCTGACACAAAAAAGAGCAAAAAATGCTCTCTGCACATGAATCCCAAGCTGATGGTATTGCTTTGCCCCATAGGCCTGTCCACATAGTGTTTCCAATGTACTGCCCATTCCCATCTGTACAGATAGAAGAGAAAACAGTTAATATTTCATGAAACATTGCACTCATGGCTTTTAAACAAACTTAAACCTTCACTTCTGTGAATATACTTACTGTAGACTTCAAAACTCTCCAAAAATAAGTTAACCATAATAATTGCTGAAATTATCTTTAGGGTCAATTCAATGTTGCAAGCATGTAGACCAAATCAAGTTACTTTTTAATTAGGTTTCTGCAAAAAGCTTTTAAAAAATTCATCAAATAAGGAAAAGGGTGACTATTATTCACTTCACGGGACAATAGGTAAAAATTTAGTGTGgatttattcatttttctttataGCATTATTACATTCATCAAAGCAGATTAGAAACCTCAAAATAACTTTTTTTCCAATACCGAGCAAGAATCTAAGAGATCAAGATTGAATTATGTTTTGTAAAATTCAGAGCTCAGGTTCAAAGGTCCAATACAGGGTCGAAATTAGTAATGATATTTGTATCTGCCGAGCAACTCTGGTTGAAAAGCAGGTTATTAATTATTGAGCAGTTTGATCAAGAGACAAGGGCAAAGGAGACCTGGCGTACTCTCTGCATCAGTTTTGGTATCTACTTAGTCAACAATGGACCAGAGCATAGCTTGTGTGAATTGGAGAGGAAGGGGAAAGAGGAATGCTGGCCTTAGTAGGAATGTTGTTAATGCCTTAGGCCCAATGGAGAGGCTTATTGAAGCCTTAAAACACCGAAGTCTAAGATAAAAGTTGATATTTCTGAATTTAAAAGTGAGCTCAACCCACATGCATTTTTAGATTGGGTACAAGATTTGGAAAAGTACTTTGAAATGGAGAATATTGATAAGGAAGATCCAAAACGAGTGAAAATTGTCGCATCCAAGTTGAAGTTGCATGGAGCCCTATGTGTGAGAATGTGCAAATTTTAAGAAGACAAGGAAAAGATAAGATTAGGCTTTGGCCTAAGATGCTAAAACATTTGAGATCTCAAATTTTGCCTTTAGATTATCAACAAAAATtgtttaaataatttcaaattttgaaacaaaaggaTCAATGGTACAAGCTTATAGTGAGCAATTCATGAGGCTTCAAATTTAGATGGAAATACAAGAGAGTGATGGACAAGTTGTTGCTTGGTATGTGAATGGACAAAAGTTTCAACTTTAAGATGAGCCTGCATTACTGAAATTATCTACGATGGATGAAGCTTATGAATATGCATTGAGAGTAGAGGAGAAGATAAACTAAGAGGGAAAATTTATGAGTAATAAGGATGGTAGACCCAAATGGAAGTGTGAAGCCATATTTTTAAGGAAGGAAAAGCGTTAGAGGTAGGGGATGTGGACAATTGCCTTTCGGGGAGCGGAAGCCCTTGAAGTGTTTCTTTGTGATGAAGCCCACAAAGCTATAGATTGTCGTCAAAACCCTAAAAGGGTGATGGTagcccaagaagaagaaaacctttggtcaaaagaagatgatgttgAGTCCAAAGAGAACCTAATGTTGAGAAGAACCTTAATATCTGGAGACAAGAAAACTCTTGAAGTTGATTGGAAGAGGAAAGTGTCTTCCAAATGAAATGCAAATGTAAGAACAAGGtatgtaaggtgatcatagatggTGGATCTACTGATAATTGGTGAGTACAAAAATGGTTAACAAATTACAACTTGTTTGTGTTCCAAAATCTAATTCCTACAAGATTTCTTCATCAAATAAAGACCACAGTGTGCTTGTGGATAAATCTTGTCTTGTAGCATTCAAAATTGGCCATTATGTGGATGAAGTCCTCTACAATGTAGTGCCAACAGATGCATATCATTTGTTGTTGGGTACGCCTTATAAGTATGACCGAAATGTTATCCATCGAGGTCGGAAGAATACTTATGAAGTTCAACATAAAGGAAAGAAAACACTCATAAAACCATGAAAAGAAGAGAATGCATTTGAAATGTCAGCCCTGTCTCTTATTTTAACCAGCTATAAAAAATTTTGCAACAAGATCAAAGGATCTTGTTATTTATTATGCCCAGCAGAAGTAAGGGAGCCTTTTAAAATCCAACCTCCTCTAGAGATGCAAAATTTGTTGGAAGAATATTCTGATATAACTCCAATAGAGCTGCTAGTTGGTTTACCTCCTTCACAAGGTATTCCAAACCACATTGATTTATTAACAGGGTCCAAGCTCCCTAATCAATTTGCATATCAATGAGAAGGAAGTTGTGAATTGTTAGAAAAGGGATTCATAAGGGAGAGTATGAGCCCTTGTGCCACACCTTATTTATTTTCACCTAAAAAAGGTGGAAAATGGAAAATGTGTGTGGACTCTAGAGCCATCGACAAGATTATGGCGAGGTATCAGTACCCCCTTCCAAGAATGGCTGACATGTTAGATTGTTTGGCAGGTGCTAAGaattttttcaaggttgatttgagaagtggctatcatcaaatccaaatccaagaagaggatgaatggaagatagcattcaagGTCAAGGATGGATTACATGAATGGTTGTGATGTCATTCGGAATGTCTAATGCCCCCGCCACTTTTATGTgcaccatgaactaggtatttagaTCCTACATTGGAAAGTATGTTATAATCTGttttgatgatattctgattttcagCAAGAGCATGGAAGAACATTTGAAACACCTTCAAATTATTTTTAATACTCTTAGAAGGGATAAGCTATTTATAAATCTTGAAAAAAGTGAATTTTGTATAGACGAGTTGGTTTAACTTAGAAATGTAATTTCAGAAGGAGTAAGCATGGATCCTGAAAAGGTTAAGGCTATACTTAAATGGCCTACCCCTCaagtattgcaataataaagagttttCATGAGTTAGTAAACTTCTATAAAAGGTTTATTTGAAATTTTAGTCGAATAAGTGCTTTTTTGACTGATTGTACTAATAGAAAGTCTTTTTCTTGGACTCAAGTAGCTGATAGAAGTTTTAAGTAGCTTAAAGAGAAGGTGACTGAAGTCGCTATACTTGCTTTACcagattttgagaatttttttccaTTGAGTGTGATGCTTGTGCAGTAGTCATTGggggtgtgttgagtcaagaaggCAAGCCAATTGCCTACTTTCGTGAGAAACTAAATTATTCCAAGAAGAGGTATTGTACTTATGATAAGAATTCTATGCAATTGTTCAAACTTTGAAACAATGGAGGTACTACTCATTGCACAGAGAATTCATCTTGTTGACACACAATCAAGCTTTGAAATATATCAATTCTCAAGCCAAATTGTCATATGAACATGCCAAACGGGTCTCTTGCTTGAAAAATTATACATTCGTTGTTCAACATTTGACTGCTAAAACTAATCTAGTGGTTGATGGTTTAAATAGAAGACGCCACCTATTTGTCTCAATGACCAAGGAGATTGTTGGGTTTGAGGAAATGAAAGGGGAATATGCAACTGATCCTTATTTCAGCAAAGTTATCACTACCGTCAATAGTCCTGCTGCTGCAAGGAGAAAATTATTTAAAGAAGACTTGTTGGTAAGTGGATCTTTATTTGAAGGACTCCAACTTTGTATCCCCACAAGATCTAAGTGGGACAAACTGATTTTAGAATGGATTAGGGGTACACTTTGGAAAAGACAAAACTTATAGCTTGGTAAGTGAGAAATTTTTTGGCCTCAATCAAGGAAGGATGTTGAATAAGTTTGTTTCTAcatgtagagtttgtcaagtttctAAAGGAGGGCAGCAAAACATAGATTTATACAAACCTTTACTTGTTACTGAGGGACCTCGGGTtgacatctccatggattccataTTGGTTTTACCTCATACTCAAGGAGGAAATGATTCTATTTTTGATGTTGTGGATTGGTTCTTAAAGATGACCCACTTTATTCCATGAAAAAAGACTATAGAGGCAAGTAAGGTTGCTGATTTATTCTTTACAGAAATTGTTTGCTTATATGGATTGCCCAACACCATTACTAGCATAGTCACTAGGAGACCGGGTTACTTGGAGATGCTAGCAACTGGTATTGGTACTGGTATGACTAATTTTCAAAAGTAGGAGACAAGGGTACTTGGAGatgacattttttttaataaaattcaatAATTTCCAGAAAATATCATGACAtggaactttgaaaacaagaacagtaAATCAGTTGTAAAAGAATAGTAAATAGTAAAGGCGAATTTCTCTTTAGACCATAACAATGACAGAAAATCAGTCACACAACTTTTTATGTCCCTCTCAAAAAGTCTACACTGTTAGTAGATCCAATAATTATAACTTTGCATGGAATTTTGTATCATCCAAAATATCAGCATGAAACATTATGTAGGCCTATTTTTTTATTTGCATTCCTTTTTTGCCTTTTACTGCATTTTGCCCTAAGTTTTTTGGCAAGATACGTCAATTATTGGTTGGGAGACTTTGAAGATGGTGGGAGATGGTGGCCAAAAGAACCCTATGTGTCAAGACCTTTCCAAGGACGTCCTCGATACTAGAGACGCATCTCCATTGCGGAGGTGCATCTCAGGGGGTGAGAGACGCATCTCCTAATTACCATGATTACTAGTGATTGGGATACaaagtttttgagtcacttttggAGGACTTTGTGGAGAAATCTTGATAGCAAACTGCAGTATAGTTCAACCTATCACCCTCAAATAGATGGGTCAACTGAGGTGGTAATAGGACTTTGGGTAATTTTCTTCAATGCTTAGTTGGTGAGAATCCAAGGCAATGGGATTTGATTTTGTCATAGGTTGAGTTTGCTTTTAACTCAAGCATCAATAGGTCCATTAGTAATTCCCCTTTCCAAGTTGTTTAAGGGAACAATCCTAAGGGTGTTGTTGATCTTAATGATCTTCCAAATAGGAAATGGGTTAGTCAAGATGTTGAGGACTTTGCAATGCATATACAAGAAGTACAACAACAAGTGAAGCACAAGATGCAATTAACCAATGAAAAATATAAAAGGAATGTTGTTTTGTGTGGAAAGGAGAAAATATATGAGGAGGGTGAGCAAGTCATGGAGTATTTATGTAAAGAAAGATTTCCTTAGTGCACATATAAGAAATAGTGAAACCTAAAAAAATGGGACCATGCAAAATACTAAGAAAATTAGTGAGAATGCCTCCTTGTTATATTTGCATGAAAAAATTGGAGATTAGTCCTATTTTAAATGTTGCAAACCTTTACCCCTACCATGCTGGTCCTCAACAAGTTCCTGATGAAAATGTGCTGAGAGACTTGAACAGTACTTTGCCACAGAAAAAAAAACAGTTAACACATTGAAAAGATAGTGGATACTAAGACTGTTGCCACAAgagccaaaaaaaattaaattacaagATGTTTTGGTCAAATGAGTGGGTTTACCTGAAGAAGATCTCATGAAATTTACAAGATTAGACTCTTCTGAATCAAAAGATTCAGAATCTTTCGGAGGCAGGAAGATAATGTAACTATTGGTTAATTGTTGGGCCCACTACCCAACTGCCTTGCCTTTTCCTTGCTGTCTCATGCCTTTTTTTTTGGGTACTGTCCATTTTGGACAGATTCTATTGTTGATTTTTCCTTTCCTTATTAGGGGGTGGGAGTCGGATTTTGTTTTTTGTGGAAGTTTCTTTGTTTTTGGTGGAAGATCTCTGATATAGAGTTTTGGCTTTGTAAACAATTTCTTGCTGGAATATGAATGAACAACATGACCCAGTTTTTTGATGTTCTCTTGTTTCCAATTTTTGTGATATTTGATTCTGCAAATCTGAGTCATATTCCATTTTAGTtaagattttatttttcttgtgatGGACAAAGCACTTTTGACTGTTTACCTCTTCAGAAACAGGGATTTTCCTGGTTTTGTGACTATTTAATTATTGAGCAGTTTGTTCGAGAGAAAACGACAGAGGAGACTTGAGGTACTCTCTGCATCAGCCTCAAACCCAATTAACAAGATTTGCAAGCATGTTGGTCACCCATTTACCCAATTAACAAGATTTCCAAGCATGTTGGTCACCCATTTACCCAAGTCCACTTAACAATATTTCAAAACCTTTAAGCAAGTATTGTGCCCGATGAACAGCCTATTATTAAAGCAAACTGCTTCAGCAGTGCATCAATTTGAAATATTTACTCGGCTGCAGGGGATGGCTTATCTATAAAACAGAGCAGTTTGATGTCTTATGATTTTACGCTTTACAAGGGCAAGTTGATAGTTCAAGATTTGTGGAATTATATACACTAGGACGTAGTGCAACTAAACGTTTAAGGACGATAGTCATCCTGGAAGGGAAAGAGTCCAGATTCTGAGATGATgctttaatttttcaacttttctaaagctttttcctttttgagaatctaagaaggaaaagaatatcaagaaAGTATTCAAACTATAAATTCTCACAACAAAAGCAAAGCAAAGGAAGGTTCTTAAATTATACCATCACACTGATGCCAGAGAAATTTGCGAAAGAAGTAGCAATAGATGCACTAGAGAGAGCAAGCTCCCCTAAATGCCCTACCAACATAACAGATATCACCTCCAAGCCAAACTGTAAAAAATTCATAGACGACATAGGCCCTGCTATCCAGCATTGTTTCTTTATTTCCTCCCATACTAGAGCTCCACTACACTTCACTTCATCCTGCTCATCCCCAAATATAACTGTTTCCTCCTTGGCTACAAGTGGCTCCAGCACATCACTCTCATGGCTCTGAATTGAATCACCTCTCTCCATGGTTGATCGAATGGAAACACTAAATTCAACCAAGTTATAAGCCGGTTTGTATGTTTATAACATAACAATATTGAATTGCCTCCGTAGAAGAGAGatggaaaataaaaaaatccttCATTTAATCACAGTTTTCAAATTCTGTATTGATAAGGGAATAAAAAATTGACGGCCCACCACAGCCACCTGTCTGCTTCTGTGCCAAATACAATTTCCAACAGGCCGCCATGTAAATTATGATCACGAAACGACAGTTGGGGAGCCGTAATGCACTAAAAtatatcagtttgaagtttgagaTTACGTTTTTGTCTCTTCTAGCAGTATCTTTTTATTTTAGTACATAGTCAGAAACCTTAATGGTATAACATTAGCAATTGTATGGGGAGCCGTAATGCACTAAAATATATCAGTCTGAAGTTTGAGATGACTTTTTTTTGTCTCTTCTAGCAGTATCTTTTTATTTAGTACATAGTCAAAGACCTTAATGGTATAACATTAGCAATTGTATGGGGAGCAGTAATGCACTAAAAtatatcagtttgaagtttgagaTAACTTTTTTTGGTCTTTTCTACCGGTATCTTTTTATTTTAGTACATAGTCAAAGACCTTAATGatataacactagcaattatatgCCAATAGTTTTTGACCTTCATCAGTTAATTTAATCATAAAATATATCATATTCTCTTAAATATTCAcaattattttaatataatatgttttaaataaaatagattagATGTGGTATTTTTACGGGGAAGACTTATATGAGATGCACCGGGTGACTTTTAAAATCAATGGCTCAAATCTCAAGACAATTGGGAAAATTTTATccgttgattttttttttcttggtcAAGTCAATGGTGTACGTACGTAATTTAGAACATTTGGAGCATTAAATTTCTGAAACGACATTAAATAGGCCGGAGGAACGAAGGCGGAAGGAAGTTTCGAGGTGGCATCCGTTTGTAGCGCACTAACGGGGCAAGTACGATAAGTGTCACAGCTCGATATGTCCACATCTAGTGAGGTTTTGGTGGCTTAATTGCGCAGTTACGTGGATAACATGtcaatataagttgctatcaagaACGACGCGGTTTCACCCGATGCCGAATAAGTGAAGGTTCAAAGTTCGTTAAATCGTTGCAAGACAATTGGGAAAATATGGAGCGTCTGATTTCCCGTGCTCACCTCTGCCAAAATAGGAGTTAAGAGTTTTGACATAATGCTTCAAAGAGACGTTAGCTCACGTAATGCAATGATTCAAGGATATGCATTGACTGGATTAGATACACAGGAGATAGAtggttgaaaaggctttagaaactttcaagctatTGCAGTTTGGCTGTAAATCCAGCTCTCTCAGCTTGCGTATGATACAgtaggagctttggaatagggtatgggcaTGCGTcaagctttagaaactttcaagcaagtgTAAATGGCAGGTATAAAGACAATTCTTTTCCAATGTCCTTCGTCCCTGACCCAAAGGGCCAAAGGGAAATCTTTGAACAGAGTATGGACATACTTGAAAGTAAGAGGGATTTTGTCAGGTTTCCTAATTGCAACTACCTTAGTAGAGATGCATACGCAAAATGTGAAAGCGTAGACAAGGCAAATGAATTGTTTAACAAAACGCCCCAAATGAATGTATTCTCAAAAAGATTGTAACGATTGCAAGAATATCTGAAATCGCAACCTTAAGCCTGCATCTTCTCTGCCTGTGTCGAGCTAGGAGCTATCGTAGTGATAGCTCTGGTATGCATGTACGCAAAGTGTGAAAACATAGGACAAGCACATGGGTTACGTGACAGAATGCCTAACTGATGTTGTCTCTTCGCTGTTGTGACTAccaaaatggaagctttgaaaTAGCATCTGAATTGTttacagaatgcctcaaagatatGTCATCTCCTGGAATAAGATACTGTCCAGATCGTCCCTTTTCATTCCCAAACACTTCTCTTCTTGCCTGTGATAAAATGGGAGCTTACAGAATAGGTTATTGAAATCCCCCGTCAATTCTCTCTTCCCCAGGCTTTAATTCCGAATGGCTTTCGTGCCGCCCAAGAGACGGATTAGTAATGGCATGGTCAATtgtaatttgtttattt contains the following coding sequences:
- the LOC131075392 gene encoding protein DETOXIFICATION 16, translating into MERGDSIQSHESDVLEPLVAKEETVIFGDEQDEVKCSGALVWEEIKKQCWIAGPMSSMNFLQFGLEVISVMLVGHLGELALSSASIATSFANFSGISVMMGMGSTLETLCGQAYGAKQYHQLGIHVQRAFFALFCVSLPIAVMWAYMSNILIAFGQDPLISFEAGKYARWMIPSLFGYAALQPLVRFLQSQSIVFPMMLCSAITLCVHVPMCWVLVFKSGLGNKGAALANSISYWVNAILLLLYIKISPACKRTWTPFTWEALHDITHFLKLAIPSAFMICLQWWSFEILILLSGLLPNPKLETSVLSICLNTSSLAYMIPFGFSAAVSTRVSNELGAGHSHAARLAVYVVLFIAITEAVMIVCLLFSIRNVWGYAYSNEKEVIDYLASMIPLLAASSFLDGLQCILSGIARGCGWQKVGAYVNLGAYYMVGIPIAFFLAFVLHIGGRGLWLGIICGLSVQSILLFLVTTCTGWEQEARNARDRVYASSLPVATDDIVKDDNN